In one window of Lynx canadensis isolate LIC74 chromosome A3, mLynCan4.pri.v2, whole genome shotgun sequence DNA:
- the MAFB gene encoding transcription factor MafB encodes MAAELSMGPELPTSPLAMEYVNDFDLLKFDVKKEPLGRAERPGRPCTRLQPAGSVSSTPLSTPCSSVPSSPSFSPTEQKTHLEDLYWMASNYQQMNPEALNLTPEDAVEALIGSHPVPQPLQSFDGFRGAHHHHHHHHPHPHHAYPGAGVPHDELGPHAHPHHHHHHQASPPPSSAASPAQQLPTSHPGPGPHAAAAATAAGGSGSVEDRFSDDQLVSMSVRELNRHLRGFTKDEVIRLKQKRRTLKNRGYAQSCRYKRVQQKHHLENEKTQLIQQVEQLKQEVSRLARERDAYKVKCEKLANSGFREAGSTSDSPSSPEFFL; translated from the coding sequence ATGGCCGCGGAGCTGAGCATGGGGCCCGAGCTGCCCACCAGCCCGCTGGCCATGGAGTACGTCAACGACTTCGACCTGCTCAAGTTCGACGTAAAGAAGGAGCCGCTGGGGCGCGCGGAGCGCCCGGGCCGGCCCTGCACGCGCCTGCAGCCAGCCGGCTCGGTGTCATCCACACCACTCAGCACGCCGTGTAGCTCGGTGCCCTCGTCGCCCAGCTTCAGCCCGACCGAACAGAAGACTCACCTCGAGGACCTGTACTGGATGGCGAGCAACTACCAGCAGATGAACCCCGAGGCGCTCAACCTGACGCCTGAGGATGCGGTGGAGGCGCTCATCGGCTCGCACCCGGTGCCACAGCCGTTGCAGAGCTTCGACGGCTTCCGCGGCGcgcaccaccatcaccaccaccaccacccacacccGCACCACGCATACCCGGGCGCCGGCGTGCCCCACGACGAGCTGGGCCCGCACGCGCAcccgcaccaccaccaccatcaccaagcGTCGCCGCCGCCGTCCAGCGCAGCCAGCCCAGCGCAGCAGCTGCCCACCAGCCACCCCGGGCCCGGGCCGCACGCGGCCGCCGCGGCGACGGCGGCTGGTGGTAGCGGCAGCGTGGAGGACCGCTTCTCCGACGACCAGCTTGTGTCCATGTCCGTGCGCGAGCTGAACCGCCACCTGCGGGGCTTCACCAAGGACGAGGTGATCCGCCTGAAGCAGAAGCGGCGGACCCTGAAGAACCGGGGCTACGCCCAGTCGTGCAGGTATAAACGCGTCCAGCAGAAACACCACCTGGAGAACGAGAAGACGCAGCTCATTCAGCAGGTGGAGCAGCTTAAGCAGGAGGTGTCCCGGCTGGCCCGCGAAAGAGACGCCTACAAGGTCAAGTGCGAGAAACTCGCCAACTCCGGCTTCAGGGAGGCGGGCTCCACCAGCGACAGCCCCTCCTCTCCCGAGTTCTTTCTGTGA